A window from Falco naumanni isolate bFalNau1 chromosome 3, bFalNau1.pat, whole genome shotgun sequence encodes these proteins:
- the FAM76A gene encoding protein FAM76A isoform X2 — translation MAALYACTKCHQRFPFEALSQGQQLCKECRIAHPIVKCTYCRTEFQQESKTNTICKKCAQNVKLYGTPKPCQYCNIIAAFIGNKCQRCTNSEKKYGPPHSCEQCKQQCAFDRKDDRKKVDGKLLCWLCTLSYKRVLQKTKEQCKHLSSSSRASLQEKEQYSRLSSGSHYNSQKTLSTSSIQNEIPKKKAKFDAISANGDSVPSSPEMLCPPIQSAPSTLAQWAASQQSLGAHHCPVSQGTDILNFSPDLALDSPGTDHFVIIAQLKEEVATLKKMLHQKDQMILEKEKKITELKADLQYQESQMRAKMNQMEKTHKEVMEQLQAKNRELLKQAAALSKGKKPEKSGAITSP, via the exons ATGGCGGCGCTGTACGCCTGCACCAAGTGCCACCAGCGCTTCCCCTTCGAGGCGCtcagccagggccagcagctctgcaag GAGTGCCGGATTGCACATCCCATTGTTAAATGCACTTACTGCAGGACTGAATTCCAACAGGAAAG caaaaccaacacaaTATGCAAGAAGTGTGCTCAGAATGTGAAGCTCTATGGCACA CCAAAACCCTGCCAGTACTGCAACATTATAGCAGCATTTATTGGAAACAAGTGCCAACGTTGCACAAACTCTGAAAAGAAGTATGGACCTCCACACTCGTGCGAGCAGTGCAAGCAGCAGTGCGCGTTTGACCGGAAGGATGATAGAAAGAAG GTGGATGGAAAGCTGCTATGCTGGTTATGCACGCTATCCTATAAGCGGGTCCTACAGAAGACCAAAGAGCAGTGCAAACACCTGAGCAGCTCTTCCCGGGCAAGCCTGCAAGAGAAGGAGCAGTACAGCAGACTCAGCAGTGGCAGCCACTATAACAG CCAGAAAACCTTATCCACCTCTTCTATTCAGAATGAAATCCCAAAGAAGAAAGCCAAGTTTGATGCCATATCTGCCAATGGTGACAG CGTTCCTTCCTCTCCCGAGATGCTTTGTCCCCCTATCCAGAGTGCCCCGTCCACGTTGGCGCAGTGGGCTGCTTCCCAACAGAGTCTCGGTGCCCACCATTGTCCTGTTTCTCAAGGCACTGACATCCTGAA tttttctcCGGACCTTGCCCTGGACTCTCCTGGCACTGACCACTTTGTTATCATTGCCCAGCTGAAGGAGGAAGTGGCTACTTTAAAGAAGATGCTGCACCAGAAGGATCAGATGAttttggagaaggagaagaag ATCACAGAGCTGAAAGCTGACCTACAGTACCAGGAGTCGCAGATGAGGGCAAAGATGAACCAAATGGAGAAGACACACAAGGAGGTCATGGAGCAGTTACAG
- the FAM76A gene encoding protein FAM76A isoform X1: MAALYACTKCHQRFPFEALSQGQQLCKECRIAHPIVKCTYCRTEFQQESKTNTICKKCAQNVKLYGTPKPCQYCNIIAAFIGNKCQRCTNSEKKYGPPHSCEQCKQQCAFDRKDDRKKVDGKLLCWLCTLSYKRVLQKTKEQCKHLSSSSRASLQEKEQYSRLSSGSHYNSQKTLSTSSIQNEIPKKKAKFDAISANGDSVPSSPEMLCPPIQSAPSTLAQWAASQQSLGAHHCPVSQGTDILNFSPDLALDSPGTDHFVIIAQLKEEVATLKKMLHQKDQMILEKEKKITELKADLQYQESQMRAKMNQMEKTHKEVMEQLQAAEPLSAPCNHVALNVIYVTNNQREQSSRISWQFL, from the exons ATGGCGGCGCTGTACGCCTGCACCAAGTGCCACCAGCGCTTCCCCTTCGAGGCGCtcagccagggccagcagctctgcaag GAGTGCCGGATTGCACATCCCATTGTTAAATGCACTTACTGCAGGACTGAATTCCAACAGGAAAG caaaaccaacacaaTATGCAAGAAGTGTGCTCAGAATGTGAAGCTCTATGGCACA CCAAAACCCTGCCAGTACTGCAACATTATAGCAGCATTTATTGGAAACAAGTGCCAACGTTGCACAAACTCTGAAAAGAAGTATGGACCTCCACACTCGTGCGAGCAGTGCAAGCAGCAGTGCGCGTTTGACCGGAAGGATGATAGAAAGAAG GTGGATGGAAAGCTGCTATGCTGGTTATGCACGCTATCCTATAAGCGGGTCCTACAGAAGACCAAAGAGCAGTGCAAACACCTGAGCAGCTCTTCCCGGGCAAGCCTGCAAGAGAAGGAGCAGTACAGCAGACTCAGCAGTGGCAGCCACTATAACAG CCAGAAAACCTTATCCACCTCTTCTATTCAGAATGAAATCCCAAAGAAGAAAGCCAAGTTTGATGCCATATCTGCCAATGGTGACAG CGTTCCTTCCTCTCCCGAGATGCTTTGTCCCCCTATCCAGAGTGCCCCGTCCACGTTGGCGCAGTGGGCTGCTTCCCAACAGAGTCTCGGTGCCCACCATTGTCCTGTTTCTCAAGGCACTGACATCCTGAA tttttctcCGGACCTTGCCCTGGACTCTCCTGGCACTGACCACTTTGTTATCATTGCCCAGCTGAAGGAGGAAGTGGCTACTTTAAAGAAGATGCTGCACCAGAAGGATCAGATGAttttggagaaggagaagaag ATCACAGAGCTGAAAGCTGACCTACAGTACCAGGAGTCGCAGATGAGGGCAAAGATGAACCAAATGGAGAAGACACACAAGGAGGTCATGGAGCAGTTACAG gctgcagaACCTTTGTCAGCTCCCTGCAACCACGTAGCTCTTAATGTGATTTATGTGACCAATAACCAGAGAGAACAAAGCTCAAGAATCAGTTGGCAGTTCCTGTAG
- the FAM76A gene encoding protein FAM76A isoform X4, which translates to MAALYACTKCHQRFPFEALSQGQQLCKECRIAHPIVKCTYCRTEFQQESKTNTICKKCAQNVKLYGTPKPCQYCNIIAAFIGNKCQRCTNSEKKYGPPHSCEQCKQQCAFDRKDDRKKVDGKLLCWLCTLSYKRVLQKTKEQCKHLSSSSRASLQEKEQYSRLSSGSHYNSQKTLSTSSIQNEIPKKKAKFDAISANGDSFSPDLALDSPGTDHFVIIAQLKEEVATLKKMLHQKDQMILEKEKKITELKADLQYQESQMRAKMNQMEKTHKEVMEQLQAKNRELLKQAAALSKGKKPEKSGAITSP; encoded by the exons ATGGCGGCGCTGTACGCCTGCACCAAGTGCCACCAGCGCTTCCCCTTCGAGGCGCtcagccagggccagcagctctgcaag GAGTGCCGGATTGCACATCCCATTGTTAAATGCACTTACTGCAGGACTGAATTCCAACAGGAAAG caaaaccaacacaaTATGCAAGAAGTGTGCTCAGAATGTGAAGCTCTATGGCACA CCAAAACCCTGCCAGTACTGCAACATTATAGCAGCATTTATTGGAAACAAGTGCCAACGTTGCACAAACTCTGAAAAGAAGTATGGACCTCCACACTCGTGCGAGCAGTGCAAGCAGCAGTGCGCGTTTGACCGGAAGGATGATAGAAAGAAG GTGGATGGAAAGCTGCTATGCTGGTTATGCACGCTATCCTATAAGCGGGTCCTACAGAAGACCAAAGAGCAGTGCAAACACCTGAGCAGCTCTTCCCGGGCAAGCCTGCAAGAGAAGGAGCAGTACAGCAGACTCAGCAGTGGCAGCCACTATAACAG CCAGAAAACCTTATCCACCTCTTCTATTCAGAATGAAATCCCAAAGAAGAAAGCCAAGTTTGATGCCATATCTGCCAATGGTGACAG tttttctcCGGACCTTGCCCTGGACTCTCCTGGCACTGACCACTTTGTTATCATTGCCCAGCTGAAGGAGGAAGTGGCTACTTTAAAGAAGATGCTGCACCAGAAGGATCAGATGAttttggagaaggagaagaag ATCACAGAGCTGAAAGCTGACCTACAGTACCAGGAGTCGCAGATGAGGGCAAAGATGAACCAAATGGAGAAGACACACAAGGAGGTCATGGAGCAGTTACAG
- the FAM76A gene encoding protein FAM76A isoform X3, producing the protein MAALYACTKCHQRFPFEALSQGQQLCKECRIAHPIVKCTYCRTEFQQESKTNTICKKCAQNVKLYGTPKPCQYCNIIAAFIGNKCQRCTNSEKKYGPPHSCEQCKQQCAFDRKDDRKKVDGKLLCWLCTLSYKRVLQKTKEQCKHLSSSSRASLQEKEQYSRLSSGSHYNSQKTLSTSSIQNEIPKKKAKFDAISANGDSFSPDLALDSPGTDHFVIIAQLKEEVATLKKMLHQKDQMILEKEKKITELKADLQYQESQMRAKMNQMEKTHKEVMEQLQAAEPLSAPCNHVALNVIYVTNNQREQSSRISWQFL; encoded by the exons ATGGCGGCGCTGTACGCCTGCACCAAGTGCCACCAGCGCTTCCCCTTCGAGGCGCtcagccagggccagcagctctgcaag GAGTGCCGGATTGCACATCCCATTGTTAAATGCACTTACTGCAGGACTGAATTCCAACAGGAAAG caaaaccaacacaaTATGCAAGAAGTGTGCTCAGAATGTGAAGCTCTATGGCACA CCAAAACCCTGCCAGTACTGCAACATTATAGCAGCATTTATTGGAAACAAGTGCCAACGTTGCACAAACTCTGAAAAGAAGTATGGACCTCCACACTCGTGCGAGCAGTGCAAGCAGCAGTGCGCGTTTGACCGGAAGGATGATAGAAAGAAG GTGGATGGAAAGCTGCTATGCTGGTTATGCACGCTATCCTATAAGCGGGTCCTACAGAAGACCAAAGAGCAGTGCAAACACCTGAGCAGCTCTTCCCGGGCAAGCCTGCAAGAGAAGGAGCAGTACAGCAGACTCAGCAGTGGCAGCCACTATAACAG CCAGAAAACCTTATCCACCTCTTCTATTCAGAATGAAATCCCAAAGAAGAAAGCCAAGTTTGATGCCATATCTGCCAATGGTGACAG tttttctcCGGACCTTGCCCTGGACTCTCCTGGCACTGACCACTTTGTTATCATTGCCCAGCTGAAGGAGGAAGTGGCTACTTTAAAGAAGATGCTGCACCAGAAGGATCAGATGAttttggagaaggagaagaag ATCACAGAGCTGAAAGCTGACCTACAGTACCAGGAGTCGCAGATGAGGGCAAAGATGAACCAAATGGAGAAGACACACAAGGAGGTCATGGAGCAGTTACAG gctgcagaACCTTTGTCAGCTCCCTGCAACCACGTAGCTCTTAATGTGATTTATGTGACCAATAACCAGAGAGAACAAAGCTCAAGAATCAGTTGGCAGTTCCTGTAG